Proteins from a genomic interval of Hippocampus zosterae strain Florida chromosome 14, ASM2543408v3, whole genome shotgun sequence:
- the ctsl.1 gene encoding cathepsin L.1: protein MKLLLAAAFLAVASCASISLEDLEFHAWKLKFGKSYSSPSEESDRKNIWLNNRRLVLVHNIMADQGMKSYRLGMTFFADLENKEYNQLVSRGCLLHFNASAPRSGSTFLPLTLGADLPHTVDWRNKGYVTNVKDQKECGSCWAFSTTGSLEGQTFKKTGKLVTLSEQQLVDCSGDFGNMGCMGGLMDDAFKYIQKNGGIDTEESYPYEAQDGKCRYNPANIGATCTGYVDVKTGDERALKQAVATVGPVSVAIDASHESFQLYESGLYDEPECSSSELDHGVLAVGYGTDNGRDYWLIKNSWGLQWGDKGYIMMSRNKRNQCGIATAASYPLV, encoded by the exons ATGAAGCTGCTGCTTGCTGCTGCCTTTCTGGCTGTGGCCAGCTGTGCGAGCATCTCTCTGGAGGATCTGGAGTTCCACGCATGGAAGCTCAAGTTTG GGAAGTCCTACAGCTCTCCGTCAGAAGAGTCTGATCGCAAGAACATCTGGCTGAACAATCGAAGACTGGTGCTCGTGCACAACATCATGGCCGATCAGGGCATGAAGTCCTACCGCCTCGGCATGACCTTCTTTGCCGATCTG GAAAACAAAGAGTACAATCAGTTGGTTTCCCGGGGATGTCTGCTGCACTTCAACGCTTCCGCGCCGCGGAGCGGTTCCACGTTCCTGCCATTGACCCTCGGAGCTGACCTACCACACACTGTGGACTGGAGGAACAAGGGCTACGTCACCAACGTCAAGGATCAGAAGGAGTGCGGATCCTGTTGGGCCTTCAGCACA ACGGGCTCTTTGGAGGGTCAGACCTTCAAGAAGACGGGTAAGCTGGTGACTCTGAGCGAGCAGCAGTTGGTGGACTGCTCTGGCGACTTCGGCAACATGGGCTGCATGGGAGGGCTCATGGATGACGCCTTCAAGTACATCCAGAAAAACGGGGGAATCGACACAGAGGAGTCCTATCCTTATGAGGCTCAG GACGGAAAGTGCCGCTACAACCCAGCCAACATCGGTGCCACATGCACAGGTTACGTCGACGTGAAAACCGGCGACGAACGCGCCCTGAAGCAGGCGGTGGCTACAGTCGGACCTGTGTCTGTTGCCATTGACGCTTCACATGAGTCCTTCCAGCTATACGAATCAG GCCTCTACGATGAGCCAGAGTGCAGCAGCTCTGAGTTGGACCACGGAGTGCTGGCTGTAGGTTACGGCACGGACAATGGACGTGACTACTGGCTGATCAAGAACAG CTGGGGTCTACAGTGGGGAGACAAAGGCTACATCATGATGAGCAGGAACAAACGCAACCAGTGCGGAATTGCGACGGCAGCAAGCTACCCCTTAGTGTGA